Genomic window (Leptospira bouyouniensis):
AAGAATTGTATCCTACTGAAGCCATAGGTGTGATTAAGTTCAAACCTTGAGAGACAATATGGTATTTTTCTGATAAGGGAACAGCTGATTCATGTGGAGGTTTTTGTAGAAGCTCTTGTTCCATAATTTGTTTCCACATTTTTTCTTGTCCCCTTCTTGGAGACTCAATTCGAATAATTGAATCAGGAGATGTTTTTCCAACTTTCCCAACATAAATATTAAAATCATAAGGATTACTCCAACGATTTTTGTAACGATAAACAAACCCTTGTGTTTTTTCGTCAGCGTAAAAATCCGGATCCAGTTTGTTCAAAAGAGCTAGTAATCGAATGTTCACATCTTCTGGGCCACCCAAGATTTCCACTGTTTCTCCAGCATAAATAGAAATAGGAAGAAACAAAACAAAGACAAAAAAAAGTATAATTCTCGTTATGCGAATTTTAAATCCATTAATTAAAAATTTCATGATTGGACCACTGGTAATTGAAGATATGCGTTGATTAAACCTAAGGAATTGTATGTAGCATGACAAGCCATGGCAATCCAGAGGTTCCCTGTTTTGATATATAAATAACCGAAAAACATCCCAACACCACAAATGATAAAAGGTATGGCGACGGAAGTTCCTTCCCCATAATGTAACCAACCAAACAATAAGGATACGATCAATAATCCTTCTTGCGTTAATCCTTTGTCGATAAAGGCTTTCAGTAAAAATCCTCTAAAAAAGATTTCCTCTAAAATTCCAGTGATGATCCCTACCACATAAATTCCCCATGCGAGTAAATAACCATTTCCGTGGATGGATTCGTATAATTTTTTTGCAAAAACACCTGACTCTAGAGGAACCGATAATTTTTCAAGGATCACACCGAAAACCACAACTACAAAAAAACAAATGAAACCATTGGTGATTCCACGCAGTAATATCGGTATCGATAATTCGTCTTGTAAGTTGGTAACAGGGATTTGTAAAACTTTCTTATATAATAAATACCCAAGTCCCACATAACATAAAAACCATGGAATCGAATGTCCTAAGAGATAGTGTGGTTTTTCAGAAAATACAATTTCGTAAAATTGGCTGAGTAAAAGATTTGGGTTTTCTAAAATTTCTTTTTGGAATTGGTCTTTGATTGGAGTGACGATTTTTTGATATTCCGCCAATAGACCTGAAAAATCGAGCTTACCCTCTGAATATTCTTCATACAGAGGTAAAATCTGCTCTTCAGGGATTCTGTGGTTTAAAACCGAATGGTTTACAAACGCTAAAAAGAAAACGGAATAAAAAAAAGAACAAACATAAACGAGACCCAAAGAATAGGCTGTGAGCCGAAAGATCTCAAATAATCGATTCTGCATCTGCCTTACAGTTCCTCAATTTCGGCAAGAATCGTCATCGTTTTTTTGAGAAAAGGTCGATAATCATTTTAGAAGATTATGTCTAAAAGCGTCGTTTTTCTCAAATGGGCTGTGATTTGGGTCTGCTTTGGTGCCGTTTCCCACTTGTTTGCAGGTCCACTGACTTTGGCTAATTTGGAATATTCCAATCCATCGTTAAAAAATCTTCGATCTGAAATCAAAGAAAACTTACGAATCTCCAAATCGGGTACCAAAAAAGAAATCTTAATCCCACTAAAATACTATGAATATAAAGTTCAAAAGGAAGATAATTTTTTTAAAATAATGGCTCGTACCGGTATGGATTTAGAAACTCTTTCATCAGTAAACGAGTTGAGTTCTCCGCATGATTTATCGAGTGGCATGGTATTAGAAATACCAAATATGCGAGGAACATTCCATCCAGAAGAAACCAATGGCGATGAAAAAACAAAACTCTCACTTGCAGAAAAATACCAAATCGATGCGAACAAATTACAATATGATTCTGAACGGGGAAAATGGTTTTTGCCTGGAATTTCTATGGGCAAATCAGAAAAATCATTTTTTTATGGATTCGGGTTTCAGCTTCCACTAACAACCGCTATCATCTCATCAAACTTTGGAAAACGTTTGGATCCTTTTACAAAAAAAGAAACATTCCATGGTGGTTTAGATATGGCCGCCAAACAAGGATCAGATGTTTTTTCTTCAATGGAAGGAGAAGTAAGTTTTGTTGGATCACAAGGTGGATATGGTAATTTAGTTATTATCAAACATAATTTGGGATATGAAACAAGGTATGGGCATTTATTAAACTTTTCTGTGAAATTAGGACAAAAAGTAAAAAAAGGCGAAAAAATTGGAGAAGTTGGTCAAACAGGTAGAGCGACCGGTCCACATTTGCATTTTGAAATTAGAAGAAATTCAAAAAGACAAAGACCTATTTTTCATTCACATTAAAAAAAGATTTTACGACCCAACTTGATTGTGTTACTTCTTGGAATCAATGGACTTTGAAATTCCCCAAGAAGTAGAAACACTTCGAAAAAACATCCAATCTTTTATCGCAGAAGAAATCATTCCTCTGGAAAAACATTATGATTATGAAAAAGGTCGAATGCCAGAAGGTATCAACCAACAAGCGCGTGCTAAAGTAAAGGCTGCTGGTTTTTGGACACCACACCTTCCGAAAGCAGAAGGTGGATTGGGATTAGATTTAATAGGAACATGTATTATTTTTAGTGAACTTGGTCGTTCTCCGATAGCACCTTATATATTCAATTGTGATGCTCCAGATGAAGGAAATATGCACTTACTCTCGTTAGCTGCATCTGAAAAACAAAAAGAGTTGATATTACATCCACTGATCAAAGGAGAACTTCGAACTGGTTTTGCAATGACAGAACCATCTCCTGGCGCTGGTTCAGATCCCACATCCTTACAAACCAATGCAGAAAAACAAGGTGATAAATACATTTTAAATGGACGTAAGTGGTACTGCACTGGAGCCAACGGAGCCAAATATTTAATCGTGATGGCAAAAGTGAATGGAAGTTTCCGTAAAACCACCATGTTCCTTGTACCAACTGATGCCAAAGGTTACACGATGGTTCGGGAGATTGAACTTATGGGATCTCATGGTCCTGGTGGGCATTGTGAACTAAATTTTGAAAATGTAGAAGTTCCTGAAGATATGGTTCTGGGAAGAGTCGGAGAAGGATTTAGATTATCTCAAGAAAGGTTAGGTCCAGCTCGTCTTACACATTGTATGCGATGGACGGGTATGGCAAGGCGCGCACTTTCAATTGCTAGAAGTTATGCGAAGGAAAGAGAAGTGTTTAGCGCAAGGATTGCCGACCACCAAGGAATTCAATGGATGTTTGCGGAGCGTGCAACAGAAATCGAAATGGCTTTTTTATTAACACTCAAAGCAGCTTGGCTCTTAAAAACAGGGAAAGATGCAAGGCAAGAAACTTCGATGGCAAAATGGAAAGTGAGTGAGTCTTTATGTAATACCATTGATATGGCGATCCAAATCTGTGGTGGAAAAGGATATTCACGAGACCTACCACTCGAATTGTTTTACCGAGATGCAAGAGCTGCAAGAATTGCTGATGGTCCATCTGAAGTGCATAAAATGGTCATTGGTCGTAACTATGTTTCCGAAAAATGGGATTTTTAAGCTTAAATGGATCTTAAGGAACTACAAGAGAAAGTAGAAGTTCACCTATCTTCGGTTTGGCAGTCTCCAGTGAAAGTCAAAGAGATCTTTCATTTGAGTGGGGGAGCATGCCAAGATAATTATGCTTTAGAACTTTTATTAAATTCATCGAAACAATCGGTTGTCCTTCGAACTGACAAAGGTGGAAGTTTACTTTCTTCTTTGTCTAAACGAGATGAATATAAAGTCGCTGAACTTGTTTTCAAAGCAGGTGTCAAAACACCAACACCTGTTTATTTAGAAGAAAATTCATCCATCATCGGTGCTCCTTTTTTTTTAATGGAAAAAATTGCAGGAAAAGCAACTGGACGTTACATCACAAAAGATAAGGAACTCGATTCTTATCGCAAAACTAAAATGGTTTCGGATTTAGCAACTAATTTGGCAAAACTCCATACTGTCGTTCCTGAATCTCTCAATGACGAAGAGTTAAAACAAAAACTTAAGTTAGTAACAATTCAAAATTATATGACTCTGGCAATTGCTGATTTACGCCAATCATTAGATGAACTACCAGAAGCACATCCAGCTATAGAATTGTGTTTAAATTGGATGGAATCACATGCACCAAACATTGATAAAATTGTTTTGGTACATGGTGACTTTCGCACAGGCAACTTTATGATGAATTCAGAAGGTCTACAAGGGATTTTAGATTTTGAATTTGCTCACTGGGGTGATCGTCATGAAGACATTGCTTGGTTGTGTATGCGTGATTGGAGATTCGGCCGCTTAAATAAAGAAGTTGGTGGATTTGGGGACAGAAAAGATTTTTATAAAGAATATGAATCCACTTCAGGCATCTCAATCGATCCATTTAAAGTAACGTACTGGGAAATTATGGGAAATCTTCGTTGGGCCATTGGAAGTGCGCAACAAGCCGAAAGGCATTTGTCAGGCAAAGATAAAGGAATTGAACTCGCTTCCATTGGAAGAAGAACAGCAGAGATGGAATGGGAAGCAATGCGTCTCATTGAGGAAATTGAAAATGCAATATAGACCAGAAACAAAAGAATTACTTTCCGCCATCCAAGATTTTATGATGAAGGAATTGCTTCCTAAATTGGAAGATGATGATTTATTATCCTATAAAACACTAGTTTCATGGAATATGTTAGGAGTAATCGCAAGAGAATTCGAAAATTCAGAATATACAAACTCTTGGAATGAAATCTTAGAATCTAATCTTTCTGTTTCAGAGATAGAAAAACAATATCCTTTAGATTCTTTTCGTAGACTAACGAAAAAAGAAAAATACCAAGTATTATTTGAATGGAATCGAAATTTAGCAGAAATGATTCGTAATCAATCAATACATTCTAAATTGAAAAATCAAAAAACTGTTTTGGATACAAAACCAAAAGGTAAAGTATGGAATATCGTTAAATCTCAATTGAAAGAGAACCTTTCTGTTTCAAATCCGAGGTTTCAAACATAAATGTCTTATTTGTATTTAGTTAGGCATGGGCAAGCAGACCGACTTGGAAAAAACTACGACCAATTAACAGAGATTGGATGGAAACAAGCTAAGTTACTAGGTGAATATTTTAAAAACCAACGTATTGAATTTGATTCAGTTTTTACTGGTACTTTAAACCGACAAAAACAAACTGCAGAAGGGATCATTAAAAGTTTTACATCGGATTTATTTTGTATTCCTGAACCATTACAAAATTCGGCATGGGATGAATTTGATTCTAGGATGTGGCTTGGCATCGCTGCCAAAATTCGAAATTCAAATCAACATTTTGCAAATCTTTATGAATCATATAAAAATGCTTGGGAAGAAGGAAAAGAGGAAACAAGACAATATTTCCAAGAACTAATACAACTCGTGTTAGCGGATTGGGTGAATGGAGTTTGGGATCCGGTGGAACCGTATACTTTTGAAGAATATGTAGAAAAAGTTTCATTTGGTCCAAAAGAAATTCCAAACGATGTGAAAAGTACTTTGGTTGTTTCGTCGAGTACTCCGATTGCCATTATGATGGGACTCTCATGTAAAATGGATCGAAAAGAATATCCCATTTTTATGAAATCGATTTTGAACTCTTCTCTCAGTGTATTTCATCGTGATTCAAACGGTTGGGAACCAGTAAGTTGGAATGGTACTCCTCACTTACAAGATCCAAATTTAATTACTATTGTTTGAATCTGTTTTGTAGAACCACTTCACTGGGCAAAGGAAGAAAGTAACTTAACTCGGCTTTTTGCTTTCTGCCCCCAACCAGATCTTGGAAAATTTTTATGTAGATGGTCCATAGCAGCCAATTCTTCTTCATTCGTTTTGCTAAACCGAACTTTAATTTTTGGTTCTTCTTGGAATTTAAAATCTACAGTGACATGAAAACTTCCCATAAATACGACTGTGCCAGGTTGTAAATCTACTCTTGATTTACGAATGTCTTCTAAGTCAAAGTCGATATCAATTTTATTCGGTTGTTTAGTGCTACTAAAGGCAAAATCAGAAGCACCACGATTAAGTAAATGAATGGCATCATAAATTTCGTATTGGCCTTCTTTTAAATTTTGAAAGTAATAATAATGTTCTGAACTTTCACTGTATTCTATTGATTTATCCCCTTTTCGTAAGGAAACTTTTTGGAATCTGGGGTCAATAAGTTCGTCAAGAATCATTTCATCTTTAACTATTGTCATGTGAACTATGATCAAACTACTTTGCGAATTTTTAGGACCAAAACTTGAACACTCAGGGAATAAATAGGTTACAAGAAACAGGATTAAAAGTTTCCGAAAGATTCCTGAGGTCATAGACTCCCATTTGGATATTTTTTTTGTATTTGATTGCATTGCTGATTCAGATACTTGATTCGGTTGGATTGGATTTTCCGAATTCGTGCTCATATTTCACAAAGTCCTTAACCCATTGGGTATTGAATTTTTTTGGATACAGCATTGATCTCAGTTAAAATTTCATCAGAAAGGATCACATCTGTAGCTTTTAATGATTCTTCTAATTGTTCCACAGTATTTGCCCCAATGATGGTGGACGCGACAAAATCATGTTGTTTACTCCAAGCAACGGACATGACAGTGGAACTCATGCCATACTTTGTTGCAATCTCCATAAGTTCTTTTGTGGAAGCTAATGTTTGTTCATTCAAAAACCGATTTGACATTCTTTTTTGTCGTTCCCCTTCAGCCATATAACGTACAAACCTTGCACCTTCCGGTTTGGTAGTACCATTGTATTTTCCAGTCAATACTCCTCCCGCAAGTGGAGAATATGGTAGTAAAGAGACTCCTTCTTTTCGACATACTTGCGCTAACTCGTCTTCAAATCGTCGATTGAGAATCGAAAAATTATTTTGAATGGAATCGTATCGAA
Coding sequences:
- a CDS encoding phosphotransferase family protein, coding for MDLKELQEKVEVHLSSVWQSPVKVKEIFHLSGGACQDNYALELLLNSSKQSVVLRTDKGGSLLSSLSKRDEYKVAELVFKAGVKTPTPVYLEENSSIIGAPFFLMEKIAGKATGRYITKDKELDSYRKTKMVSDLATNLAKLHTVVPESLNDEELKQKLKLVTIQNYMTLAIADLRQSLDELPEAHPAIELCLNWMESHAPNIDKIVLVHGDFRTGNFMMNSEGLQGILDFEFAHWGDRHEDIAWLCMRDWRFGRLNKEVGGFGDRKDFYKEYESTSGISIDPFKVTYWEIMGNLRWAIGSAQQAERHLSGKDKGIELASIGRRTAEMEWEAMRLIEEIENAI
- a CDS encoding acyl-CoA dehydrogenase family protein translates to MDFEIPQEVETLRKNIQSFIAEEIIPLEKHYDYEKGRMPEGINQQARAKVKAAGFWTPHLPKAEGGLGLDLIGTCIIFSELGRSPIAPYIFNCDAPDEGNMHLLSLAASEKQKELILHPLIKGELRTGFAMTEPSPGAGSDPTSLQTNAEKQGDKYILNGRKWYCTGANGAKYLIVMAKVNGSFRKTTMFLVPTDAKGYTMVREIELMGSHGPGGHCELNFENVEVPEDMVLGRVGEGFRLSQERLGPARLTHCMRWTGMARRALSIARSYAKEREVFSARIADHQGIQWMFAERATEIEMAFLLTLKAAWLLKTGKDARQETSMAKWKVSESLCNTIDMAIQICGGKGYSRDLPLELFYRDARAARIADGPSEVHKMVIGRNYVSEKWDF
- a CDS encoding histidine phosphatase family protein yields the protein MSYLYLVRHGQADRLGKNYDQLTEIGWKQAKLLGEYFKNQRIEFDSVFTGTLNRQKQTAEGIIKSFTSDLFCIPEPLQNSAWDEFDSRMWLGIAAKIRNSNQHFANLYESYKNAWEEGKEETRQYFQELIQLVLADWVNGVWDPVEPYTFEEYVEKVSFGPKEIPNDVKSTLVVSSSTPIAIMMGLSCKMDRKEYPIFMKSILNSSLSVFHRDSNGWEPVSWNGTPHLQDPNLITIV
- a CDS encoding LysM peptidoglycan-binding domain-containing M23 family metallopeptidase; this translates as MSKSVVFLKWAVIWVCFGAVSHLFAGPLTLANLEYSNPSLKNLRSEIKENLRISKSGTKKEILIPLKYYEYKVQKEDNFFKIMARTGMDLETLSSVNELSSPHDLSSGMVLEIPNMRGTFHPEETNGDEKTKLSLAEKYQIDANKLQYDSERGKWFLPGISMGKSEKSFFYGFGFQLPLTTAIISSNFGKRLDPFTKKETFHGGLDMAAKQGSDVFSSMEGEVSFVGSQGGYGNLVIIKHNLGYETRYGHLLNFSVKLGQKVKKGEKIGEVGQTGRATGPHLHFEIRRNSKRQRPIFHSH
- a CDS encoding CPBP family intramembrane glutamic endopeptidase — encoded protein: MQNRLFEIFRLTAYSLGLVYVCSFFYSVFFLAFVNHSVLNHRIPEEQILPLYEEYSEGKLDFSGLLAEYQKIVTPIKDQFQKEILENPNLLLSQFYEIVFSEKPHYLLGHSIPWFLCYVGLGYLLYKKVLQIPVTNLQDELSIPILLRGITNGFICFFVVVVFGVILEKLSVPLESGVFAKKLYESIHGNGYLLAWGIYVVGIITGILEEIFFRGFLLKAFIDKGLTQEGLLIVSLLFGWLHYGEGTSVAIPFIICGVGMFFGYLYIKTGNLWIAMACHATYNSLGLINAYLQLPVVQS